Proteins encoded by one window of Vibrio panuliri:
- the epmB gene encoding EF-P beta-lysylation protein EpmB — translation MPHIITRNADSVEQNWLKQLANGISDPAKLLEQLEIDPSPWQHGFEARTLFAQRVPQSFVDRMEKGNAFDPLLRQVLPLSEEFAVHEGYSTDPLEEQDNPVPGLLHKYRNRALMIVKGGCAVNCRYCFRRHFPYQDNKGSKAIWQNSLDYLANHPELNEVILSGGDPLMAKDDELRWLITRIAAIPHIKRLRIHSRLPVVIPARVTEELIDILSATRLQVVLVTHINHANEVNQELKVQTARLKQAGVTLLNQGVLLKGVNDSTAALVALSEALFDANILPYYLHVLDKVQGAAHFFVSDQEAKQLMAGLIEQVSGYLVPKLTREIGGRASKTPLDLHLE, via the coding sequence ATGCCGCACATCATAACCCGAAATGCCGATTCTGTTGAGCAAAACTGGCTCAAACAGCTAGCGAATGGGATCTCTGATCCTGCAAAACTGCTAGAACAACTGGAAATTGATCCTTCACCATGGCAACACGGATTTGAAGCGAGAACGCTTTTTGCACAGCGTGTGCCGCAAAGTTTTGTCGATAGAATGGAAAAAGGCAATGCTTTTGATCCGCTTTTACGCCAAGTTCTGCCCTTATCAGAAGAATTTGCGGTACATGAGGGGTACTCTACCGATCCTTTAGAAGAACAAGACAATCCAGTTCCGGGATTGCTACACAAATATCGTAACCGTGCCCTAATGATTGTCAAAGGTGGCTGTGCCGTAAACTGCCGCTACTGTTTCCGTCGCCATTTCCCTTATCAAGACAATAAAGGCAGCAAAGCCATTTGGCAAAACAGCCTTGATTATCTCGCCAACCATCCTGAGCTTAATGAAGTGATCCTCTCTGGTGGTGATCCACTGATGGCGAAAGATGATGAGTTACGCTGGCTTATTACTCGGATTGCTGCGATTCCTCATATTAAGCGTCTACGGATTCACTCTCGCTTGCCAGTCGTGATCCCAGCTCGAGTCACTGAAGAACTGATTGATATCCTAAGTGCCACGCGCTTACAGGTGGTACTCGTTACTCATATCAACCACGCCAATGAGGTGAATCAAGAACTGAAAGTGCAGACTGCTCGCCTCAAACAAGCGGGCGTCACGCTGCTTAATCAAGGGGTGCTACTCAAGGGCGTCAACGACTCAACTGCTGCTTTGGTCGCATTAAGTGAAGCGCTGTTCGACGCAAACATTCTGCCGTACTACTTGCACGTTCTCGACAAAGTACAAGGCGCAGCACACTTTTTCGTCAGCGACCAAGAAGCCAAACAATTAATGGCGGGGTTAATTGAGCAGGTCTCAGGTTATCTCGTGCCAAAGTTAACCCGTGAAATTGGCGGGCGAGCCAGCAAAACACCACTTGATTTACACTTAGAGTAA
- a CDS encoding MgtC/SapB family protein → MPTNLAHLLDLGPFSWAGLLCCALNGVLIGVERQTRGKPVGIRTSILVISGTYFFMSMAVSLSPNTLDQARVLGQIITGVGFLGAGVMMTQDGKIHGVTSAAVIWVLAALGMMIGLGYMQQSVLITLLALSVLLGVDKAENRIQALRRGVHKTFQNRAMPSRAKSIEKNKSDKII, encoded by the coding sequence ATGCCAACAAATCTCGCCCACCTGCTCGACTTAGGCCCTTTTAGTTGGGCTGGCTTACTTTGCTGTGCCTTAAATGGCGTCTTGATTGGTGTCGAGCGCCAAACCCGAGGCAAGCCCGTTGGGATTCGTACCTCTATTTTGGTTATCTCTGGAACCTACTTCTTTATGTCAATGGCGGTGTCATTGTCACCCAATACGTTGGATCAGGCTCGCGTGCTGGGGCAAATCATTACGGGAGTAGGGTTTCTTGGCGCCGGTGTGATGATGACCCAAGATGGCAAAATTCATGGTGTCACTTCCGCTGCCGTTATATGGGTACTGGCGGCGTTAGGTATGATGATAGGTCTGGGCTATATGCAGCAATCGGTGCTGATAACATTACTTGCTTTAAGCGTGCTACTCGGCGTAGACAAAGCGGAAAATCGCATCCAAGCACTGCGCCGCGGTGTGCATAAAACCTTTCAAAATCGAGCCATGCCGAGTCGGGCAAAATCGATTGAAAAAAACAAGAGCGACAAAATTATCTAA
- the pfkA gene encoding 6-phosphofructokinase → MIKKIGVLTSGGDAPGMNAAIRGVVRTALSEGLEVYGVYDGYLGLYEDRIVKLDRSSVSDVINKGGTFLGSARFPEFRDVAVREQAIENLKKHDIDALVVIGGDGSYMGAKKLTEMGYPCIGLPGTIDNDIAGTDYTIGYLTALNTVIDAIDRLRDTSSSHQRISIVEIMGRHCGDLTLMSAIAGGCEYIITPETGLDKEKLIGNIQDGIEKGKKHAIIALTELMMDANELAKEIEAATGRETRATVLGHIQRGGRPTAFDRVLASRMGNYAVHLLQQGQGGRCVGIVKEQLVHHDIIDAIENMKRPVRNDLYQVAEELF, encoded by the coding sequence ATGATTAAGAAGATCGGTGTTTTAACGAGTGGTGGTGATGCACCTGGTATGAACGCAGCAATTCGCGGTGTTGTACGTACGGCGTTATCTGAAGGGCTAGAAGTATACGGTGTATACGATGGCTACCTAGGTCTTTATGAAGATCGTATCGTGAAATTAGACCGCTCTAGCGTGTCTGATGTGATCAACAAAGGCGGTACATTCCTAGGCTCTGCGCGTTTCCCAGAATTTAGAGATGTAGCCGTTCGTGAGCAAGCGATCGAAAACCTGAAGAAGCATGACATTGATGCATTGGTTGTTATCGGTGGTGATGGTTCTTACATGGGTGCGAAAAAGCTAACAGAAATGGGCTACCCATGTATCGGTCTACCAGGCACTATCGACAACGATATTGCGGGTACAGATTACACTATCGGTTACCTGACTGCATTAAACACTGTTATTGATGCTATCGACCGTCTGCGCGACACTTCTTCATCTCACCAACGTATCTCGATCGTTGAGATCATGGGACGTCACTGTGGCGATCTAACGCTAATGTCTGCGATTGCTGGTGGTTGTGAATACATCATCACTCCAGAAACTGGTCTAGACAAAGAGAAGCTGATTGGCAACATCCAAGACGGCATCGAAAAAGGTAAGAAACACGCAATCATCGCGCTTACTGAGCTGATGATGGATGCTAACGAATTAGCGAAAGAGATTGAAGCGGCTACGGGTCGTGAGACTCGCGCAACGGTTCTTGGTCATATTCAACGCGGTGGCCGCCCAACGGCATTTGACCGTGTACTTGCGTCTCGCATGGGTAACTATGCGGTACACCTTCTACAACAAGGCCAAGGTGGTCGTTGTGTAGGTATCGTGAAAGAGCAACTTGTTCACCACGACATCATTGATGCCATCGAGAACATGAAACGCCCAGTGCGTAATGACTTGTATCAAGTCGCTGAAGAGCTATTCTAA
- the fieF gene encoding CDF family cation-efflux transporter FieF (FieF, a metal efflux transporter, is a member of the CDF (cation diffusion facilitator) family of transporters.) has protein sequence MKHDYAKLVTIAAWAATLVATFLLIIKLAVWWITGSVSLLASLIDSMLDIAASVVNLVVIRYSLQPADREHRFGHGKAESLAALAQAMFISGSAVFLILNGIERFFRPHELQSPELGVYVSFLAIVVTFALVRFQKSVVRKTGSQAIAADSLHYQTDLYMNGAIMIALGLSWFGFGQADAVFAVAIGGYILFSAFKMVNEAIQTLLDRQLPEEELLKIKQVCLQVEGVLGVHQLRTRMSGPVRFIQLHLELEDELKLIEAHRISDQVEIALLAAFPQADILIHQDPFSVVHTSERLQKSADW, from the coding sequence ATGAAACACGATTACGCAAAGCTAGTCACCATCGCGGCGTGGGCTGCGACCTTAGTAGCGACCTTTTTACTTATCATCAAGCTAGCAGTTTGGTGGATTACTGGCTCGGTAAGTCTGCTCGCTTCATTAATAGACTCGATGCTCGATATTGCGGCATCCGTCGTCAACCTCGTTGTGATTCGCTATTCTCTTCAACCTGCCGACAGAGAGCACCGTTTTGGGCATGGTAAAGCCGAGTCTTTAGCTGCTCTCGCGCAAGCGATGTTTATTTCCGGTTCAGCTGTATTCCTGATTCTAAATGGTATTGAGCGTTTCTTTAGGCCGCATGAGTTGCAATCGCCAGAGCTAGGGGTTTATGTCAGCTTTTTGGCCATCGTGGTGACATTTGCGTTAGTTCGCTTTCAAAAAAGTGTGGTGCGCAAAACGGGCAGTCAGGCGATTGCTGCGGATTCATTGCATTACCAAACCGACTTATACATGAATGGCGCCATTATGATTGCCCTTGGACTGAGCTGGTTTGGCTTCGGTCAGGCGGATGCCGTCTTTGCTGTCGCTATCGGCGGCTATATTTTGTTTAGTGCATTTAAGATGGTTAATGAAGCGATTCAAACGCTGCTTGATCGCCAGTTGCCTGAGGAAGAATTACTGAAAATCAAACAGGTTTGCTTACAGGTTGAAGGTGTGCTTGGTGTGCATCAGTTACGAACTCGTATGTCTGGTCCGGTACGTTTTATTCAACTTCATTTAGAGTTGGAAGATGAATTGAAATTAATAGAGGCGCATCGAATTTCTGACCAAGTAGAGATAGCTTTACTGGCAGCATTCCCACAAGCCGATATCCTTATCCATCAAGACCCATTCTCCGTGGTACATACCTCAGAGCGTTTACAAAAATCAGCAGACTGGTAA
- a CDS encoding CpxP family protein, translating to MKTVKKLVLAAAVVPLAFASASAFAFGGKGEHRGGHCQGGMDRGMMKQLDLTDAQKEQLKEMREANKAQMKENYQANFEARKAERQAHHEQVQQLVLADNFDQAAANDLAKQMVEKQTERKVKMLEKQHQMLSILTPEQKTKFVELSKERMEKCAEKHQKRS from the coding sequence ATGAAAACTGTTAAGAAACTTGTTTTGGCTGCGGCGGTTGTTCCACTAGCATTTGCGTCAGCAAGCGCATTCGCATTTGGTGGTAAAGGCGAACACAGAGGTGGGCACTGCCAAGGTGGTATGGATCGCGGCATGATGAAGCAGCTTGACCTAACCGATGCACAAAAAGAACAGCTAAAAGAGATGCGTGAAGCGAACAAAGCGCAGATGAAAGAAAATTATCAAGCGAACTTCGAAGCGCGCAAAGCGGAGCGTCAAGCACACCATGAGCAAGTGCAGCAACTTGTATTGGCGGACAATTTTGATCAAGCGGCAGCTAATGACCTAGCAAAACAGATGGTTGAGAAGCAAACTGAACGTAAAGTGAAGATGCTAGAGAAGCAGCATCAGATGCTTAGCATCTTAACTCCTGAGCAAAAAACGAAGTTTGTTGAGTTGAGCAAAGAGCGCATGGAAAAGTGTGCTGAGAAACATCAAAAACGCAGCTAA
- a CDS encoding response regulator, whose protein sequence is MAHILLIDDDTELTSLLNEVLSFEGFTVSEANDGEAGLMALNKDIDLILLDVMMPKLNGTETLKRIREKWETPVLMLTAKGEEIDRVIGLELGADDYLPKPFSDRELLARIRAILRRTQNTTSKSSDCLEYQDIKVYPGKQEAYCQEQLIDLTTTEFALLSHFIAHPGATITKEELSLDVLGKRLAAFDRAIDMHVSNLRKKLPERSDGKPRIKTLRGRGYLLMEED, encoded by the coding sequence ATGGCGCATATCTTACTGATTGATGATGATACTGAACTGACCAGCCTACTTAATGAGGTTCTTAGTTTTGAGGGCTTTACCGTTTCTGAAGCCAATGATGGCGAAGCAGGATTGATGGCACTGAACAAAGATATCGATCTGATCTTGCTTGATGTGATGATGCCCAAGTTAAATGGCACCGAAACCCTAAAACGTATCCGCGAGAAATGGGAAACCCCTGTGTTAATGCTTACCGCCAAAGGGGAAGAGATTGACCGTGTTATCGGTTTAGAACTCGGCGCAGATGATTACCTACCCAAGCCATTTAGCGATAGAGAGTTGCTGGCGAGAATTCGCGCCATCTTGCGCCGCACACAAAATACTACCAGCAAATCGAGCGATTGCCTTGAGTATCAAGATATCAAAGTCTACCCGGGCAAACAGGAAGCGTACTGCCAAGAACAGCTGATTGATTTGACCACAACCGAGTTTGCCCTATTGAGCCACTTTATTGCCCACCCCGGCGCCACCATCACCAAAGAAGAGTTAAGCTTAGATGTGCTTGGTAAGCGATTGGCCGCCTTTGATCGCGCTATCGATATGCATGTTTCCAATTTGCGTAAAAAGCTGCCTGAGCGTAGCGATGGAAAGCCTAGAATCAAAACACTTCGAGGGCGTGGCTACTTATTGATGGAGGAAGATTGA
- the cpxA gene encoding envelope stress sensor histidine kinase CpxA, with translation MRLPRFTSLYGRIFAIFWLTMLLVVIAVLTLPHLDPRKPHAIPAESYKQMQRFATHIEQRYQSETNFQRLLRRIAADRPSPRDPKPRYFLTDLDGNIVSIQKQRDFKVRALQNLISTIESADEPKQRLYGHFMVAGPVPVTLANQPLHMYISFKWDEPPPFLLRLFDHPLQLLLTVMAVSTPFLLWLAWALSQPARKLERAAKRVAKGEFIADPSLEKGTSEFRQAGTAFNQMVQDVNHMISGQQRLLSDISHELRSPLTRLRMATALATRKQGESPELSRIDTEAQRLEQMIAELLELSRTQLDSHTDREQQPLSSLWEAILSDAQFEAEQMGKTLTYSAIPERKISGKPKLLMSALDNIVRNAILYGKDQIEVSITAEREQVIILVDDNGEGVPEQELEAIFRPFYRVSTARDRVSGGTGLGLAITQTAVRQHSGSIEAIRSPLGGLRVKICLPLVFE, from the coding sequence ATGCGCTTACCGCGTTTCACTAGCCTATATGGGCGTATTTTTGCGATTTTTTGGCTCACCATGTTGTTGGTGGTGATTGCCGTACTCACCTTGCCACATCTTGATCCACGCAAACCACACGCTATTCCTGCCGAGAGTTACAAACAAATGCAACGGTTTGCCACTCATATTGAGCAGCGTTATCAAAGTGAAACGAATTTCCAACGATTACTGCGCCGGATTGCCGCCGATCGTCCGTCGCCTCGCGATCCTAAACCCCGTTACTTCTTAACCGATCTCGATGGCAATATTGTCAGCATTCAAAAGCAGCGTGATTTTAAGGTGCGAGCCTTACAAAATTTGATCTCGACAATTGAGTCTGCCGATGAGCCCAAACAAAGGTTGTACGGCCATTTTATGGTGGCAGGTCCCGTTCCTGTTACATTAGCCAATCAACCGCTGCATATGTACATCTCTTTTAAGTGGGATGAGCCGCCACCATTTCTATTACGTTTATTTGACCACCCTCTGCAACTTCTGTTAACCGTGATGGCTGTCAGCACGCCATTTCTGTTGTGGCTTGCTTGGGCATTGAGTCAACCTGCACGTAAATTAGAACGGGCAGCAAAACGAGTCGCCAAAGGTGAGTTTATAGCCGATCCCAGCTTAGAAAAAGGGACCTCGGAGTTTCGTCAAGCAGGAACGGCTTTTAACCAAATGGTGCAAGACGTCAATCATATGATTTCCGGCCAACAGCGCCTGCTATCTGATATTTCCCATGAGTTACGCTCTCCCCTAACCCGCTTGCGAATGGCGACAGCCCTCGCAACACGCAAGCAGGGAGAAAGCCCAGAGTTAAGCCGTATCGACACTGAAGCACAGCGTCTAGAACAAATGATTGCAGAGCTATTGGAGCTGTCTCGTACGCAACTCGATAGCCACACCGACCGTGAACAGCAACCACTCTCAAGTTTATGGGAAGCGATCCTCAGTGATGCTCAATTTGAAGCCGAGCAAATGGGGAAAACACTCACTTACTCAGCAATCCCTGAACGAAAGATCTCAGGTAAACCAAAATTATTAATGAGTGCGCTCGACAACATTGTTCGCAACGCCATTCTCTATGGTAAAGATCAGATTGAAGTCTCGATCACTGCTGAGCGAGAACAAGTGATCATTCTCGTTGATGACAATGGTGAGGGCGTTCCCGAACAAGAACTTGAAGCTATTTTCCGTCCTTTCTATCGTGTCTCAACCGCGCGAGACCGAGTAAGCGGTGGCACCGGACTTGGTCTTGCGATAACTCAAACCGCCGTGCGTCAGCACAGTGGCAGTATTGAAGCGATTCGAAGTCCACTGGGCGGTTTACGCGTAAAAATTTGCCTTCCTCTCGTATTTGAGTAA
- a CDS encoding superoxide dismutase, translating to MSHQFPELPYAYDSLEPYIDAKTMEVHYSKHHRTYYDKFIAAIAGSDLETTSLEAIFANISQLSPAVRNNGGGYYNHILYWHCMAPNGGGQPSGNLAEAIENTFGGLASFKEQFTQAAINTFGSGFVWLIVKNGELAIVSTPNQDNPLMDVASTQGEPILALDVWEHAYYISYQNRRPEYIDAWWNVVNWPAVEANYSKALDR from the coding sequence ATGTCACATCAATTTCCCGAACTCCCATACGCCTATGACTCCTTAGAGCCATATATTGACGCCAAAACCATGGAAGTGCACTACAGCAAACACCATCGCACATACTACGATAAATTTATTGCCGCCATCGCGGGAAGTGATTTAGAAACCACCAGCTTAGAAGCCATTTTCGCCAACATCTCTCAACTGTCTCCTGCTGTGCGCAATAATGGCGGTGGCTACTACAACCATATCCTTTACTGGCATTGTATGGCTCCCAACGGTGGTGGTCAGCCAAGCGGGAACTTAGCCGAAGCGATTGAAAATACGTTTGGTGGCCTAGCCAGCTTCAAAGAGCAGTTCACTCAAGCCGCGATCAATACCTTTGGTTCGGGTTTTGTCTGGCTAATCGTTAAAAATGGCGAACTGGCGATCGTTTCAACCCCTAATCAAGACAATCCGCTAATGGATGTGGCTTCCACACAAGGAGAACCTATCTTGGCCCTAGATGTGTGGGAACATGCCTACTACATCAGTTACCAAAACCGCCGCCCTGAATACATTGATGCTTGGTGGAACGTGGTCAACTGGCCTGCGGTTGAGGCAAACTACAGCAAAGCACTAGATCGCTAA
- the trmL gene encoding tRNA (uridine(34)/cytosine(34)/5-carboxymethylaminomethyluridine(34)-2'-O)-methyltransferase TrmL, giving the protein MFDIALYEPEIAPNTGNIIRLCANCGANLHLIEPLGFDLEEKKVRRAGLDYHDLARVKRHKNLQAFLDYLNDEREGQYRIFACTTKTTGHHTDAQFQAGDVLMFGPETRGLPAEVIENLPMEQRIRIPMMPDARSLNLSNAVAIIAYEAWRQMGFNGAQ; this is encoded by the coding sequence ATGTTTGATATCGCTCTATACGAACCTGAAATTGCACCAAATACTGGCAATATTATTCGACTTTGCGCCAACTGTGGCGCCAACTTGCACCTTATTGAACCTTTAGGTTTTGATTTGGAAGAGAAAAAGGTCCGTCGTGCAGGATTGGACTACCATGACCTAGCGCGAGTAAAGCGCCACAAAAACCTGCAAGCTTTCTTAGATTACTTAAATGACGAGCGTGAAGGTCAGTACCGCATTTTCGCTTGTACGACTAAGACGACTGGCCACCATACCGATGCCCAGTTCCAAGCAGGAGATGTGTTGATGTTTGGACCTGAAACCCGTGGCCTTCCGGCAGAAGTAATTGAAAACCTGCCCATGGAACAGCGTATTCGTATTCCAATGATGCCAGATGCACGCAGCTTGAACTTGTCCAATGCTGTGGCAATCATTGCTTATGAAGCTTGGCGTCAAATGGGATTTAACGGTGCACAATAA
- a CDS encoding FxsA family protein, which produces MFPILLLLFILVPIIEIGLFIQVGGFLGLWPTIALVLITAFVGASLVRSQGLQTLLNVQNRLQQGELPAQQIFEGVMLAVAGVLLLTPGFMTDALGMLVLLPAPRAAIAKYLMSKMVVKSVGGGFHGSFGNQGGFGGQNGFDNDPFQRNPFDQRDDQGNTFEGEYERKDDDDNDRPKLK; this is translated from the coding sequence GTGTTTCCTATTTTACTTTTACTGTTTATCTTAGTCCCGATTATTGAAATCGGCTTATTTATTCAAGTAGGCGGATTTCTTGGCCTTTGGCCGACGATTGCTCTTGTGTTGATTACTGCCTTTGTTGGGGCATCACTGGTTCGCAGCCAAGGTTTGCAAACCTTGCTCAATGTGCAGAATCGTCTTCAGCAGGGTGAGTTACCTGCTCAACAGATTTTTGAAGGCGTCATGTTAGCAGTGGCTGGCGTATTGTTGTTAACGCCTGGGTTTATGACTGATGCATTAGGTATGCTTGTGCTGCTACCTGCTCCTCGTGCGGCTATCGCCAAGTACTTGATGAGCAAAATGGTGGTGAAGTCAGTGGGTGGTGGTTTTCACGGCAGTTTTGGCAACCAAGGTGGTTTTGGTGGGCAGAATGGCTTTGATAACGACCCATTTCAGCGTAATCCATTCGATCAACGCGACGATCAGGGCAATACGTTTGAAGGCGAATACGAGCGCAAAGATGACGATGACAATGATCGACCTAAGTTAAAGTAG
- a CDS encoding GGDEF domain-containing protein, protein MLVLWLGLTLIPLLYYWYVSSKTQDEMYKQLQTQGLQFLSFVDERAQVIYSEIEKTTYEISHSSLLHDFAHSNDPRLKDYLEKQWYIASLNSSRFDQLRFIDMRGDEVIRVDYPNGSEQPHIVTEAQLQNKAHRDYFLKSQQLKTNQTGYVGIDLEYEHGKVVLPYKPGFRIIYPLDYIHKSHTERLGYFVANLDVLQLIDEITQNTQNLPVDFIDQAGFYLLSTRTDKLFGHLINEREHHQIGKEFPALWKLIQSQPAAGSYLADDGLYVYRTVQTPLFNHVSGLTLVTFYPQSLFAKGGAARFELLLLEVGIIWLALGLGAGIFTMMFETYRRSKIDHAFTNLLVESSSAIVLTDSHFNILRANHRFLELTGYHHEQLLGEQLKHLQLLPISTRKLTKTLQTKRYWKGSIELRNANQDQLSCELEIRPLDPQQTDIHYFVHSFTDISVHRKKIAELQTLSECDSATNLWNKAKFEVLLSEQAKLISRYKNHPPSCLAIIDIDDFKSINDSRGHAFGDQAILFVSSKLRQIMRDSDVIGRIGGDEFAMIIQHVDAEKAQTLMRRVNQEIARWTEYPISISVGIAPITDKWRESYERADNALYHAKASGRNCVVTHGINNVTSIDHHSA, encoded by the coding sequence ATGCTGGTCTTGTGGTTGGGTTTAACACTGATCCCTTTGCTGTACTACTGGTACGTCAGTTCGAAAACACAAGACGAAATGTACAAGCAACTGCAAACTCAAGGCTTGCAGTTTTTGTCGTTTGTTGACGAAAGAGCGCAGGTTATCTATTCAGAAATCGAGAAAACGACTTACGAAATAAGCCACTCTTCTCTATTGCATGATTTTGCTCACTCCAATGATCCTCGCTTAAAAGATTACCTAGAAAAGCAGTGGTATATCGCCTCACTTAACTCATCTCGCTTTGACCAGTTGCGCTTTATTGATATGCGAGGCGATGAAGTGATCCGAGTCGATTACCCTAACGGCAGTGAGCAGCCGCATATCGTTACCGAAGCACAACTGCAAAACAAAGCCCATCGAGATTATTTCCTTAAGTCACAGCAACTCAAAACGAACCAAACTGGCTATGTCGGCATTGATTTAGAGTATGAACACGGGAAAGTGGTTCTGCCATACAAACCCGGCTTTCGAATCATCTACCCTCTCGACTACATTCATAAGAGTCACACCGAACGGCTCGGTTATTTTGTCGCTAACTTAGATGTACTGCAGTTAATCGACGAAATCACTCAAAACACACAAAACCTACCCGTCGACTTTATTGATCAAGCGGGTTTTTATCTGCTTAGCACTCGCACGGATAAGTTATTTGGTCACTTAATCAATGAGCGCGAGCACCACCAGATAGGTAAGGAGTTCCCTGCGCTGTGGAAGCTAATTCAAAGCCAACCTGCCGCTGGCAGTTATCTTGCTGATGATGGATTATATGTTTATCGAACCGTACAAACTCCTTTGTTCAACCATGTTAGCGGCCTGACATTAGTCACCTTTTACCCACAGAGCTTGTTTGCTAAAGGCGGGGCGGCAAGGTTTGAGTTGTTGCTGCTTGAAGTGGGTATTATCTGGCTGGCTCTTGGGTTAGGTGCCGGCATTTTTACTATGATGTTTGAAACCTACCGCCGGAGTAAAATCGATCACGCTTTTACCAACCTATTGGTTGAAAGTAGCAGTGCAATTGTTCTCACCGACAGCCACTTTAACATTCTTAGAGCCAACCATCGCTTTCTTGAACTAACGGGCTACCATCATGAACAGCTACTTGGCGAGCAGCTCAAGCATTTGCAACTCTTACCCATTTCCACTCGCAAGTTAACCAAAACTCTTCAAACAAAACGCTACTGGAAAGGCAGTATCGAACTACGCAATGCTAATCAAGACCAACTCAGTTGTGAGTTAGAAATTCGTCCACTGGATCCCCAGCAAACTGACATCCACTACTTTGTCCATTCGTTCACTGATATTAGCGTGCATCGCAAAAAGATTGCCGAACTACAAACATTAAGTGAGTGCGACAGCGCCACCAACTTATGGAATAAAGCAAAATTTGAAGTTTTACTCAGCGAGCAAGCGAAACTGATCTCTCGTTATAAAAATCATCCGCCTAGTTGTCTCGCGATCATTGATATTGATGACTTCAAGTCAATCAATGACTCTCGCGGCCATGCGTTTGGCGATCAAGCGATCCTATTTGTCAGCAGTAAACTACGCCAGATAATGCGTGATAGTGATGTGATTGGTCGTATTGGCGGCGATGAGTTTGCCATGATCATCCAGCACGTTGATGCCGAGAAAGCGCAAACACTTATGCGTCGTGTAAATCAAGAAATAGCCAGATGGACGGAGTACCCTATCAGCATCAGTGTCGGCATCGCACCAATCACCGATAAGTGGCGAGAAAGCTATGAAAGAGCGGATAATGCGCTCTATCACGCCAAAGCAAGTGGAAGAAATTGTGTCGTTACTCATGGCATTAACAATGTCACCTCTATTGATCATCACTCTGCTTAA